A DNA window from Vigna unguiculata cultivar IT97K-499-35 chromosome 10, ASM411807v1, whole genome shotgun sequence contains the following coding sequences:
- the LOC114165491 gene encoding dof zinc finger protein DOF3.5-like: MESGLKGEVEISPSCPRCGSSNTKFCYYNNYSLTQPRYFCKGCRRYWTKGRSLRNVHVGGSYKKNRRASGSSSMVSDGPNIDLALVYANFLNQKPSSEFGIESNNPDQVPTAFDPSLENNSRLSNTNVTGV, encoded by the exons ATGGAGAGTGGATTGAAGGGCGAGGTTGAGATATCACCAAGTTGTCCAAGGTGTGGTTCTTCCAACACCAAGTTCTGCTACTACAATAACTATAGCTTAACTCAACCGAGGTACTTTTGCAAAGGTTGCAGAAGATACTGGACCAAAGGAAGGTCTCTGCGAAATGTTCATGTTGGTGGTAGCTACAAGAAGAACAGAAGAG CTTCTGGTTCCTCCTCAATGGTTAGTGATGGTCCAAATATTGATCTTGCACTAGTTTATGCAAATTTCCTGAACCAAAAACCCAGTTCTGAATTTGGGATTGAGAGTAATAACCCAGATCAAGTTCCAACAGCTTTTGATCCTTCTCTTGAGAATAATTCAAGGCTATCAAACACAAATGTTACTGGTGTTTGA